The segment GCGCCGCTTCCTCCGTCAGCTCCGCGAGTTTGCCTTCGATGCGCGAGAACATCAGCGTCCGTTCGTCCTTCGCAAGTACGCGATCGCCAGCGCGAGCGCGTCCGTGACGTCCGCCGGCGCCGGCGGTTTGCGCAACTTCAGCGCCTGGACGACCATCGCCGCAACCTGGTCTTTCGTCGCGCCGCCGCGGCCGACGAGCGCGCGTTTCACCGCGGTCGCGGCGTAATCGTAGACCGGCAGACCAGCGACCGCTGCGGCGCACACGAGCGCGCCTCGTGCGTGCGCCATAAGGATCGCCGTGCGCGGGTACGCCGTCCGCGCGAAGACCTCTTCGACGATCATGACGTCAG is part of the Candidatus Eremiobacteraceae bacterium genome and harbors:
- the ruvC gene encoding crossover junction endodeoxyribonuclease RuvC yields the protein MRVLGVDPSLHITGYGVVERNGSGLRLIEGGTITPGKSSGLSERLAELQRGIEDVISTFRPDVMIVEEVFARTAYPRTAILMAHARGALVCAAAVAGLPVYDYAATAVKRALVGRGGATKDQVAAMVVQALKLRKPPAPADVTDALALAIAYLRRTNGR